The following are from one region of the Hymenobacter sp. YIM 151858-1 genome:
- a CDS encoding sensor histidine kinase produces MTLRTKYILFVGLIHVAIAVLAFQFRGTNMWLFLTTEALLLVTAMLSIQLYRGFVRPLNLIAAGTQAIRSRDFTMKFLPVGQTEMDQLIDTYNTMIDELRQERITQHEKSYLLERLITASPAGILLLSFDGNIESLNPAAERCLQQPAAELLGKRPAELPGEWGRALGALEAGQPQVVQLSGMQTYRASTSRFLDRGFTRYFILLEELTQELIRQEKQAYEKLIRMMSHEINNSIGAVNSILQSFRYYAPQLAEDDRPDFEEALDVSVNRNTHLANFIASFANLVRLPAPTPRPTDVHELLKATCRLLQVQSEKRSIKWHWELAPGPLFVALDAQQMEQALLNICKNALEAIDHDGNLWVRTTAQPPAVVIENDGPGIPAEVQPHLFTPFFSTKRDGQGIGLTMIRDILLHHGFAFSLATQPNGRTAFAISLAGTTSAPAQAVTGTAKSPVPATPA; encoded by the coding sequence ATGACCTTACGCACCAAGTACATTCTGTTCGTTGGCCTGATTCATGTGGCCATTGCGGTGCTGGCGTTTCAGTTTCGCGGTACCAACATGTGGCTGTTTCTGACGACGGAAGCGCTGCTGCTCGTTACGGCCATGCTCAGCATTCAGCTGTACCGCGGCTTTGTGCGGCCCCTGAATTTGATTGCCGCCGGCACCCAGGCCATTCGCTCGCGCGACTTCACCATGAAGTTTCTGCCCGTGGGCCAGACCGAAATGGACCAGCTGATTGATACCTACAACACCATGATTGACGAGCTGCGGCAGGAGCGCATCACCCAGCACGAGAAAAGCTACCTGCTGGAGCGCCTGATTACGGCCTCGCCGGCAGGGATTTTACTGCTGAGCTTCGATGGGAATATTGAGTCGCTGAACCCGGCGGCCGAGCGCTGCCTGCAGCAGCCCGCGGCCGAGCTGCTGGGCAAGCGCCCCGCCGAGCTGCCCGGCGAGTGGGGCCGGGCCCTAGGTGCGCTGGAGGCCGGGCAGCCGCAGGTGGTGCAGCTATCGGGCATGCAAACGTACCGGGCCAGCACCTCGCGCTTCCTCGACCGGGGCTTTACGCGCTATTTTATTTTGCTGGAAGAGCTGACGCAGGAGCTCATCAGGCAGGAAAAGCAGGCCTACGAGAAGCTGATCCGGATGATGTCGCACGAGATTAACAACTCCATCGGCGCCGTCAACTCCATTTTGCAGTCGTTCCGCTACTACGCCCCGCAGCTGGCCGAAGACGACCGCCCCGATTTCGAAGAAGCCCTGGATGTGTCCGTGAACCGCAACACGCACCTGGCCAACTTCATTGCCAGCTTTGCCAACCTGGTGCGGCTGCCGGCGCCCACACCGCGCCCCACCGATGTGCACGAGCTGCTGAAGGCTACTTGCCGGCTGCTGCAGGTGCAAAGCGAGAAGCGCAGCATCAAATGGCACTGGGAGCTGGCGCCCGGCCCGCTGTTTGTGGCGCTGGATGCGCAGCAAATGGAGCAGGCGCTGCTGAACATCTGCAAAAACGCCCTCGAAGCCATCGACCACGACGGCAACCTGTGGGTGCGCACCACCGCCCAGCCGCCCGCCGTGGTTATCGAGAACGACGGGCCGGGCATTCCGGCCGAAGTACAGCCGCACTTGTTCACGCCGTTCTTCAGCACCAAGCGCGACGGCCAAGGCATCGGCCTGACGATGATTCGCGACATTCTGCTGCACCACGGCTTTGCGTTCAGCCTGGCTACCCAGCCCAACGGCCGCACGGCGTTTGCCATTAGCCTGGCCGGCACAACCTCCGCACCTGCGCAGGCTGTTACGGGTACAGCCAAGAGCCCGGTGCCTGCTACCCCGGCCTGA
- a CDS encoding ABC transporter permease: MFRHLLRLIWNRKRTNVLLLSEILLSFIVLFAVGVVLVTVGRNYLLPPGFRHEQVWRLNIAAGQGEKMPRPVLDDVLRQVRALPGVQELTLTSPNTPFRFITMNSDILAANNAKAKDVDRYDADDRYAATMGLQLLAGRWFRSADDAATHRPVVITRNMSEKLFGTAQGALGQVLRHDVRFGDSANERFQVVGVVEDVRVHSEFSDVSPSMWMRLVPHDTTQWEGAAVLVRVAPGQRAELQQKIVKTVAGVTRKWSTEVYTLEADRIDKMKVTVAPIAALSVVGLFLIINVALGLFGVLWYNISQRRAEVGLRRALGATGPAISSQFLAEMLALTSLGVVLGLVLAVQFPLLGAFDVPARVYLLAMLIATGIIYLLTAICAWQPSRLAAGIQPAVALREE, encoded by the coding sequence ATGTTTCGTCATCTGCTTCGCCTGATCTGGAACCGCAAGCGCACCAACGTGCTGCTGCTCAGCGAAATTCTGCTTTCGTTTATTGTGCTCTTCGCCGTGGGCGTGGTGCTCGTCACGGTAGGGCGCAACTACCTGCTGCCGCCGGGCTTCCGCCACGAGCAGGTGTGGCGCCTCAACATTGCGGCCGGCCAGGGCGAAAAAATGCCCCGCCCCGTGCTCGACGACGTGCTGCGCCAGGTGCGGGCGCTACCCGGCGTGCAGGAGCTGACCCTGACCAGCCCCAACACGCCCTTCCGGTTTATCACGATGAACAGCGACATACTGGCCGCCAACAACGCCAAAGCCAAAGACGTGGACCGCTACGACGCCGACGACCGGTACGCGGCCACCATGGGCCTGCAGCTGCTCGCGGGCCGCTGGTTCCGGAGCGCCGACGATGCCGCCACGCACCGCCCGGTTGTGATTACGCGCAACATGAGCGAGAAGCTGTTTGGCACCGCCCAAGGTGCGCTGGGCCAGGTGCTGCGCCACGATGTCCGGTTCGGCGATTCGGCCAATGAGCGCTTTCAGGTGGTGGGCGTGGTAGAAGACGTGCGCGTGCACAGCGAGTTTAGCGACGTGAGCCCCAGCATGTGGATGCGCCTGGTGCCCCACGATACCACGCAGTGGGAGGGCGCCGCCGTGCTGGTGCGCGTGGCCCCGGGCCAGCGCGCCGAGCTGCAGCAGAAAATTGTGAAAACCGTGGCCGGCGTTACGCGCAAATGGAGCACCGAGGTATACACCCTGGAGGCCGACCGCATTGATAAAATGAAGGTAACCGTGGCGCCCATTGCGGCCTTGTCGGTGGTGGGCCTGTTTCTGATCATCAACGTGGCCCTAGGTCTGTTTGGGGTGCTGTGGTACAACATCAGCCAGCGCCGCGCCGAGGTAGGCCTGCGCCGTGCGCTGGGGGCCACGGGCCCGGCTATCAGCTCGCAGTTTCTGGCCGAAATGCTGGCGCTTACCTCGCTGGGGGTGGTGCTGGGGCTTGTGCTGGCGGTTCAGTTTCCGCTGCTAGGCGCTTTTGATGTGCCAGCACGCGTGTACCTGCTGGCCATGCTAATTGCCACGGGCATCATCTACCTGCTCACGGCTATCTGCGCCTGGCAACCCAGCCGCCTGGCCGCAGGCATTCAGCCCGCAGTAGCCCTGCGCGAAGAGTAG
- a CDS encoding sigma-54-dependent transcriptional regulator, whose translation MILIVDDDIAVRTSLGLLLKQAGYATKAVGTPEEAMRVVRETPPQLVLMDMNYSMATTGQDGLRLLGQVKEIAPQVPVILITGWGSISLAVEGMKAGAAEFVTKPWNNDSLLQTIRTVISLAESHAAHPDDEVSPTRRQLDRQYNFRNIVGQDAQLLQVLRSVGQVAATDASVLIEGESGTGKELIAEAIHLNSQRRNKPFVKVNLGGISASLFESEMFGHRRGAFTDAKADRQGRFEMANGGTIFLDEIGELDMGSQVKLLRVLQDRTYEVLGDSRSRSLDIRVICATNRDLAQEVREGRFREDLFYRINLITVRLPALRERPDDIPLLAQHFVSNLRTAYNRPALKVNTRALHWLREQQLPGNIRELKNLVERAVLVSGKDELGPEEFQAQAQRVSTKAVEPGALPEVGLMTLDEMEAQMIRKTVDFYAGNLSRVAKALGLSRGALYRRLEKFNIPYDAAQP comes from the coding sequence ATGATACTCATCGTCGACGACGACATAGCCGTGCGCACCTCCCTGGGGCTGCTGCTTAAGCAGGCCGGCTACGCCACCAAGGCCGTGGGCACCCCCGAAGAAGCGATGCGCGTGGTGCGCGAAACCCCGCCGCAGCTGGTGCTTATGGATATGAACTACTCCATGGCCACCACCGGCCAGGACGGCCTGCGCCTCCTGGGTCAGGTAAAGGAAATTGCCCCGCAGGTGCCGGTTATCCTCATCACGGGGTGGGGCTCTATTTCGCTGGCCGTGGAAGGCATGAAGGCCGGTGCGGCCGAGTTCGTAACCAAGCCCTGGAACAACGACTCGCTGCTGCAAACCATCCGCACCGTCATCAGCCTGGCCGAAAGCCACGCCGCCCACCCCGACGACGAGGTGAGCCCCACGCGCCGGCAGCTCGATCGGCAGTACAACTTCCGGAACATTGTGGGGCAGGATGCGCAGCTGCTGCAGGTGTTGCGCAGCGTGGGGCAGGTAGCCGCCACCGATGCCTCGGTGCTGATCGAGGGCGAGTCGGGCACGGGCAAGGAGCTGATTGCCGAGGCCATTCACCTGAACTCGCAGCGCCGCAACAAGCCTTTTGTGAAAGTGAACCTAGGCGGCATTTCGGCGTCGTTGTTCGAGAGCGAGATGTTCGGCCACCGCCGCGGCGCCTTCACCGATGCCAAAGCCGACCGCCAGGGCCGCTTCGAAATGGCCAACGGCGGCACCATTTTCCTCGACGAGATAGGCGAGCTGGACATGGGCTCGCAGGTGAAGCTGCTGCGCGTGCTGCAAGACCGCACCTACGAGGTACTCGGCGACTCGCGCAGCCGCTCCCTGGACATTCGGGTAATTTGCGCCACCAACCGCGACCTGGCCCAGGAAGTGCGCGAGGGCCGCTTCCGCGAAGATTTGTTTTACCGCATCAACCTGATTACGGTACGCCTGCCCGCCCTGCGCGAGCGGCCCGACGACATTCCGCTGCTGGCGCAGCACTTCGTAAGCAACCTGCGCACGGCCTACAACCGCCCGGCCCTGAAGGTGAACACCCGCGCCCTGCACTGGCTGCGCGAGCAGCAGCTGCCGGGCAACATCAGGGAGCTGAAAAACCTGGTGGAGCGCGCCGTGCTGGTAAGCGGCAAGGATGAGCTCGGCCCCGAGGAGTTTCAGGCCCAGGCGCAGCGCGTGAGCACCAAAGCCGTGGAGCCCGGCGCCCTGCCCGAAGTGGGCCTGATGACGCTCGACGAGATGGAGGCCCAGATGATTCGCAAAACCGTGGATTTTTACGCCGGCAACCTCTCGCGCGTGGCCAAGGCCCTGGGGCTCAGCCGGGGCGCGCTGTACCGCCGCCTCGAGAAGTTCAACATCCCGTACGACGCCGCGCAGCCGTAG
- a CDS encoding efflux RND transporter periplasmic adaptor subunit — protein MDRAISPATYAKRRTRRLLLVVAALAVAAVGLWAFRGVLKPSIRQEEILTAAVETGDVEASITATGLIIPAHEAVITSPIQSSIRRVLLTAGAKVQPGQPILELDKELTSSALAKLQDEQLQNRNKSTLLQLSLERSLNDLEAQEKVQQEKVRSLQSALRDEQHLLGIGSGTQESVRQAELNLKIAELELQKVRRQISNQRRSNDADERGLGYTMQIQDRNITELAHKLRQANISSDQAGVLTWVSEDIGSTVNQGQVLARVADLSSFRVRGSVADSYADSLHVGDPVIVRLGGGTNLRGTISSISPAADKGVVTFYAQLEQNNHPALRANLRADVYVVTRAHRGVLRVKNGPFYQGGREQPVFVLEDGKAVRRTARFGDANFDYVQIISGVRSGEELIISETKDYEQAPELSIKR, from the coding sequence ATGGACAGAGCTATTTCGCCCGCCACGTATGCCAAACGCCGCACCCGGCGCCTGTTGCTGGTAGTTGCCGCCTTGGCGGTGGCGGCCGTGGGCCTGTGGGCCTTCCGCGGTGTGCTGAAGCCCAGCATCAGGCAGGAGGAAATCCTGACGGCGGCCGTAGAAACCGGCGACGTAGAGGCTTCCATCACGGCCACTGGCCTCATCATTCCGGCGCATGAGGCCGTCATCACCAGCCCCATCCAGTCGAGCATTCGGCGGGTGCTGCTTACGGCCGGCGCCAAGGTGCAGCCCGGGCAGCCCATTCTGGAGCTCGACAAGGAGCTAACCAGCAGCGCGCTGGCTAAACTGCAGGACGAGCAGCTGCAAAACCGCAACAAAAGCACCCTGCTGCAGCTCTCCCTCGAGCGCAGCCTCAACGACCTGGAGGCGCAGGAGAAAGTGCAACAAGAGAAAGTGCGCAGCCTGCAATCGGCCCTGCGCGACGAGCAACACCTGCTCGGCATTGGCTCGGGCACTCAGGAGAGCGTGCGGCAGGCCGAGCTGAACCTGAAGATTGCCGAGCTGGAGCTGCAGAAAGTGCGCCGCCAGATCAGCAACCAGCGCCGCTCCAACGATGCCGACGAGCGCGGCCTGGGCTACACCATGCAGATCCAGGACCGCAACATTACCGAGTTGGCGCATAAGCTGCGCCAGGCCAACATCAGCTCCGACCAAGCCGGCGTGCTTACCTGGGTAAGCGAAGACATTGGCTCGACGGTAAACCAGGGCCAGGTGCTGGCCCGCGTGGCCGACCTGAGCTCGTTTCGGGTGCGGGGCTCCGTGGCCGATAGCTACGCCGACTCGCTGCACGTGGGCGACCCCGTGATTGTGCGCCTGGGCGGCGGCACCAATTTGCGCGGCACCATCAGCTCCATCAGCCCCGCTGCCGACAAAGGCGTGGTAACGTTCTATGCCCAACTCGAGCAGAACAACCACCCCGCGCTGCGCGCCAATCTGCGGGCCGATGTGTACGTGGTAACGCGGGCCCACCGCGGCGTGCTGCGCGTGAAAAACGGCCCCTTTTACCAGGGCGGGCGCGAGCAGCCGGTGTTTGTGCTGGAAGATGGCAAGGCCGTGCGCCGCACCGCGCGCTTCGGCGACGCCAACTTCGACTACGTGCAGATCATCAGCGGCGTGCGCTCCGGCGAGGAGCTGATCATCAGCGAAACCAAAGACTACGAACAGGCGCCCGAGCTCAGCATCAAACGCTAA
- a CDS encoding OmpA family protein yields the protein MPTTTMSPDKALVEEVHTFLQAEHLNALATALDEDAGTIERTFAEVLPLVVSALAGRARQPNGPEAVCTLTRQAHQNQVLHQLSTAGRQPWHGRGVALMQGLLGDAYASTTAAMAARRGLSAAELQHLLDVAVAAVLGTLGKHAAEHSLDAAALCAWLQHQPASPRLATPRAMAAAEPIDRPVAGPTPLKSGAAQPLGPATPPAPPEPPMPPAAPAADGTWGSVGGGITFTPALTSVRRRKAPRWQWALLLVPALGLGFGFGYRSRLVPAPAQAVAPAPALAEAPAAPRPVPTASTYPASYPAGYYDVLTDTYIRETGPQLLVTLADGNTLNVGTNSTEYQLYRFLSDPNKGPNTISPAVGWINLDRVYFEPGRATLTDGSREQLRNVAKILKAFPEVHLQLGGYTDGTGDPAANLRLSQQRANEARRALVRLGVEPRRLRAEGFGANYFIASNAGAVGRALNRRLSVRVISKAGEAGLPRNMQLPAEVSAASAAVPAAPARNPGAATDAEPSSNAAESRRKRKRTKAQPRTKAGVWFQNLGQRLQGKRVAEWEKKR from the coding sequence ATGCCCACTACTACCATGAGCCCCGATAAAGCCTTAGTGGAAGAGGTTCATACTTTTCTGCAGGCCGAACACCTGAACGCCCTGGCCACCGCCCTCGACGAGGACGCCGGCACCATTGAGCGCACGTTTGCCGAGGTGCTGCCCCTGGTGGTAAGCGCCCTGGCCGGGCGCGCCCGCCAGCCCAACGGCCCCGAGGCCGTTTGCACCCTAACCCGCCAAGCCCACCAAAACCAGGTGCTGCACCAGCTGAGCACCGCCGGCCGGCAGCCTTGGCACGGCCGCGGCGTAGCCCTGATGCAGGGCCTGCTGGGCGACGCCTACGCCAGCACCACGGCGGCCATGGCGGCGCGCCGCGGCCTCTCGGCCGCCGAGCTGCAGCACCTGCTCGATGTAGCCGTGGCCGCCGTGCTGGGCACCCTGGGCAAGCACGCCGCCGAGCACAGCCTCGATGCCGCCGCCCTGTGCGCGTGGCTGCAGCACCAACCCGCCAGCCCCCGCCTGGCCACACCTAGGGCCATGGCCGCGGCCGAGCCCATCGACCGGCCGGTGGCGGGCCCTACGCCGCTTAAATCCGGGGCCGCCCAACCGTTGGGGCCGGCAACACCCCCCGCCCCGCCCGAACCCCCAATGCCCCCTGCCGCCCCAGCTGCCGACGGCACCTGGGGCAGCGTGGGCGGCGGCATCACCTTTACGCCGGCCCTCACCAGCGTGCGGCGGCGCAAAGCGCCCCGGTGGCAATGGGCCTTGTTGCTGGTGCCGGCGCTGGGCCTGGGCTTTGGCTTTGGGTACCGCTCCCGGCTGGTGCCCGCCCCTGCCCAGGCTGTGGCTCCTGCCCCTGCCCTCGCCGAGGCCCCGGCTGCCCCGCGCCCCGTGCCCACCGCCAGCACCTACCCGGCCTCGTACCCGGCTGGCTACTACGATGTGCTTACCGATACCTACATCCGCGAAACGGGGCCGCAACTGCTGGTTACCCTGGCCGACGGCAACACGCTGAACGTTGGCACCAACTCCACCGAGTACCAGCTCTACCGCTTTCTTTCCGACCCCAACAAAGGCCCCAATACCATCAGCCCGGCCGTGGGCTGGATCAACCTCGACCGCGTGTACTTCGAGCCCGGCCGCGCTACCCTCACCGATGGCTCGCGCGAGCAGCTGCGCAACGTGGCCAAAATCCTGAAGGCTTTTCCGGAGGTGCACCTGCAGCTCGGCGGCTACACCGATGGTACCGGCGACCCGGCGGCAAACCTGCGGCTTAGCCAGCAGCGCGCCAACGAAGCCCGCCGCGCTTTGGTGCGCCTGGGCGTAGAGCCGCGCCGCCTGCGGGCCGAAGGCTTCGGGGCCAATTATTTTATTGCCTCCAATGCCGGCGCGGTGGGCCGGGCGCTCAACCGCCGCCTGAGCGTGCGCGTCATCAGCAAGGCAGGCGAGGCCGGCTTGCCGCGCAACATGCAGTTGCCGGCGGAGGTTTCGGCTGCATCGGCCGCGGTACCGGCCGCCCCAGCGCGCAACCCAGGCGCCGCCACCGATGCGGAGCCAAGCAGCAACGCCGCCGAAAGTCGCCGGAAGCGCAAACGCACCAAGGCCCAGCCGCGCACCAAAGCCGGCGTTTGGTTTCAGAACCTGGGGCAGCGCCTGCAAGGCAAGCGCGTGGCCGAGTGGGAGAAAAAACGCTAA
- a CDS encoding ABC transporter permease, which yields MLLSYLKIAWKVLLRRKFFTFISLFGISFTLMVMLVLVAAVDHFNGSHKPEKRMDRMLFVNLLSLRFKDGGSNNTPVSAHFINTYVRPMKTPELVGFTSVGTSATAFAGNQTLTLDVRHTDYNFWRVMDFDFVDGRTYTAAEIDQKARVCVISRSTARSFFGTEQGAAGRTLEIGPHRYRVTGVVPDVPAIRLYSSADVWVPYTLNASSIEDNRYDGSYFAILLAPTRKAVPAMRAEFQQVMRRVPLPDPARFNKMFAHADPALAGIVRQLTSNQDSDNDGMGLFLTVCGVLALLFMLLPALNLVNLNVTRIMERAGEIGVRKAFGASRSVLVGQFLTENLVLTALGGLIGLGLAAGGLHLLNESQFIAHSHFGLSWRAFGTGLGLTVIFGLMSGVYPAWKMSRLNPVDALRGSAGGPR from the coding sequence ATGCTGCTTAGCTACCTGAAAATTGCCTGGAAGGTGCTCTTGCGCCGCAAGTTCTTCACCTTCATCAGCTTGTTCGGCATCAGCTTTACGCTGATGGTGATGCTGGTGCTGGTGGCCGCCGTCGACCACTTCAACGGTTCGCACAAGCCCGAAAAGCGCATGGACCGCATGTTGTTCGTGAACCTGCTGAGCCTGCGTTTCAAGGACGGCGGCTCGAACAACACGCCCGTCAGCGCCCACTTCATCAACACCTACGTGCGGCCCATGAAAACGCCCGAGCTGGTGGGCTTTACCTCGGTGGGCACCAGCGCCACGGCCTTTGCCGGCAACCAAACCCTCACGCTGGATGTGCGCCACACCGACTACAATTTCTGGCGCGTGATGGATTTCGACTTCGTTGACGGGCGCACCTACACGGCCGCCGAAATCGACCAGAAAGCCCGCGTGTGCGTCATCAGCCGGAGCACGGCCCGCTCGTTTTTCGGTACGGAGCAAGGCGCCGCCGGGCGCACGCTCGAAATCGGGCCGCACCGCTACCGCGTAACGGGGGTGGTGCCCGATGTGCCGGCCATCCGGCTGTACTCCAGCGCCGATGTGTGGGTGCCCTACACCCTCAACGCCAGCAGCATCGAAGACAACCGCTACGACGGCTCGTACTTCGCCATTTTGCTGGCGCCCACGCGCAAGGCCGTGCCGGCCATGCGCGCCGAGTTTCAGCAGGTGATGCGGCGCGTGCCGCTGCCCGACCCCGCCCGCTTCAACAAAATGTTTGCGCACGCCGATCCGGCCCTGGCCGGCATAGTGCGGCAGCTCACCAGCAACCAGGACTCTGACAACGACGGCATGGGCCTGTTTCTGACGGTGTGCGGCGTGCTGGCCCTGCTCTTTATGCTGCTGCCCGCCCTCAACCTCGTGAACCTGAACGTGACGCGCATTATGGAGCGCGCCGGCGAAATCGGGGTGCGCAAGGCCTTCGGGGCTTCGCGCTCGGTGCTGGTGGGCCAGTTTCTGACGGAAAACCTGGTGCTGACGGCCCTGGGCGGCCTGATTGGGCTGGGCCTCGCGGCGGGGGGGCTGCACTTGCTCAACGAGTCGCAGTTTATTGCCCACTCGCACTTTGGGCTGAGCTGGCGGGCCTTCGGCACGGGCCTAGGTCTGACGGTGATATTCGGGCTGATGAGCGGCGTGTACCCGGCCTGGAAAATGTCGCGCCTGAACCCGGTAGATGCCCTGCGCGGCAGCGCCGGCGGCCCTAGGTGA
- a CDS encoding ABC transporter ATP-binding protein, whose product MIKLADIEKVYQTDTIETVALNRVNLTINRGEFVSIMGPSGCGKSTLLSLMGLLDEPTTGTIEIDGRAVTSYSDKELAKVRNHKIGFIFQSFHLINDLSVLDNVELPLLYRAGMGGKERRQRALAALEKVGLSARTKHFPSQLSGGQRQRVAIARALAGAPEIILADEPTGNLDSVMGEEIMDLLLSLHREAGTTIVMVTHDENMANKTERVIRFFDGSQVN is encoded by the coding sequence ATGATCAAGCTTGCCGACATCGAGAAGGTATACCAGACCGACACCATCGAGACGGTGGCGCTCAACCGCGTGAACCTAACGATCAACCGGGGCGAGTTCGTGTCCATCATGGGGCCGTCGGGCTGCGGCAAATCCACGCTGCTGAGTTTGATGGGCCTGCTCGACGAGCCCACCACCGGCACCATTGAGATTGACGGCCGGGCCGTAACCAGCTACTCCGATAAAGAGCTGGCCAAAGTGCGCAACCACAAAATCGGCTTCATCTTCCAGAGCTTCCACCTGATCAACGACCTCTCGGTGCTCGATAACGTGGAGCTGCCCTTGCTCTACCGCGCGGGCATGGGCGGCAAGGAGCGCCGCCAGCGGGCCCTGGCCGCCCTCGAGAAAGTGGGCCTGAGCGCCCGCACCAAGCACTTCCCGTCGCAGCTTTCGGGCGGGCAGCGCCAGCGCGTGGCCATTGCCCGCGCCCTGGCCGGCGCCCCGGAAATTATTCTGGCCGACGAACCCACCGGCAACCTCGACTCGGTGATGGGGGAGGAGATTATGGACCTGCTGCTGAGCCTGCACCGCGAGGCCGGCACCACCATTGTGATGGTAACCCACGACGAGAACATGGCCAACAAGACGGAGCGCGTCATCCGCTTCTTCGACGGCAGCCAGGTCAACTAA
- a CDS encoding TolC family protein translates to MNRLNLPFLLEVLRLWLLMLGATVVLVLLTMSIAWAQPTAPAQPALTLPQVIELTLGRAAVAKQAVTNRETSLWQYRSFRADYKPQLALEGVLPNYSRTITPVTQPDGTTDFRYVRINNSYLATTLSQGIGLTGGRITVGSTLQRFDNFEGNQRLYNSNPVAVGLVQPLGGFNALGWNKRIEPLRYQEAERQYVEERETIARRATELYFDVLLQQVNAGIARQNRQVSEDMLRMGRERHRLGRLSENDLLLLELNLLNAQQAEVQANVDAQNAAVQLKGYTGLTVDAAGTLDVPAAAPKLDVAPEAALTQARQYRREALMFQRRLLEADRNVAQAKGTTGFQASLTASFGLASSGEQFRSSYLNPNDQQQVRLGFSMPIVDWGKTRATVKTAELARQQAKVTVEQEQMTFEQSVLSQAAQLGALEQQLALAARADSLAQRRYHIARATYQVGRISLTDLNIAQSEKDRAKRAYIAALRASWVAYYQLRTLTLYDFERQQPLLAASN, encoded by the coding sequence ATGAACCGACTGAATCTACCCTTTCTGCTGGAGGTGTTGCGGCTGTGGTTGCTGATGCTGGGCGCCACCGTGGTGCTGGTGCTGCTTACTATGTCGATTGCCTGGGCGCAACCTACGGCGCCGGCCCAGCCGGCCCTCACGCTGCCGCAGGTAATCGAGCTTACCCTAGGTCGGGCGGCGGTGGCGAAGCAGGCCGTAACCAACCGCGAAACCAGCCTGTGGCAGTACCGCTCGTTTCGGGCCGACTACAAGCCGCAGTTGGCCCTGGAGGGCGTGCTGCCCAACTACAGCCGCACCATTACGCCCGTAACGCAGCCCGATGGCACCACCGATTTTCGCTACGTGCGCATCAACAACTCGTACCTGGCCACCACGCTCAGCCAGGGCATCGGCCTTACGGGCGGGCGCATTACGGTGGGCTCCACGCTGCAGCGCTTCGATAACTTCGAGGGCAACCAGCGCCTCTACAACAGCAACCCCGTGGCCGTGGGTCTGGTGCAGCCCCTAGGTGGTTTCAATGCCCTGGGCTGGAACAAGCGCATCGAGCCGCTGCGCTACCAGGAGGCCGAGCGGCAGTACGTGGAGGAGCGCGAAACCATTGCGCGCCGCGCCACCGAGCTGTACTTCGATGTGCTGCTGCAGCAGGTAAACGCCGGCATTGCGCGCCAAAACCGCCAGGTAAGCGAAGACATGCTGCGCATGGGGCGCGAGCGGCACCGCCTGGGTCGGTTGTCGGAAAACGATTTGCTGCTGCTCGAGCTGAACCTGCTGAACGCCCAGCAAGCCGAAGTGCAGGCCAACGTGGATGCCCAAAATGCCGCCGTGCAGCTGAAAGGCTACACCGGCCTGACGGTAGACGCCGCCGGTACGCTCGACGTGCCCGCGGCCGCCCCCAAGCTCGACGTAGCGCCCGAAGCCGCCTTAACCCAGGCGCGGCAGTACCGGCGCGAGGCGCTGATGTTTCAGCGCCGCCTGCTCGAGGCCGACCGCAACGTGGCGCAGGCCAAGGGTACCACCGGTTTTCAGGCCAGCCTTACGGCCTCGTTTGGCCTGGCGAGCAGCGGCGAGCAGTTTCGCAGCAGCTACCTCAACCCCAACGACCAGCAGCAGGTACGCCTGGGTTTCTCGATGCCCATTGTGGATTGGGGCAAGACGCGCGCCACCGTGAAAACCGCCGAGCTGGCCCGCCAGCAGGCCAAAGTAACCGTGGAGCAGGAGCAAATGACCTTCGAGCAATCGGTGCTGTCGCAGGCGGCGCAGCTGGGGGCCCTGGAGCAGCAGCTGGCCCTGGCCGCCCGCGCCGATTCGCTGGCCCAGCGCCGCTACCACATTGCCCGCGCCACCTACCAGGTAGGCCGCATTTCGCTTACCGACCTCAACATTGCCCAAAGCGAAAAAGACCGCGCCAAGCGCGCCTACATTGCCGCGCTGCGCGCCTCCTGGGTAGCGTATTATCAGCTGCGTACCCTTACGTTGTACGACTTTGAGCGGCAGCAGCCCTTGCTGGCCGCCAGCAATTAG